One Kwoniella pini CBS 10737 chromosome 10, complete sequence genomic region harbors:
- a CDS encoding ubiquitin-conjugating enzyme E2 4, translating to MALKRINKELIDLGRDPPSSCSAGPINDNLFQWQATIMGPADSPYAGGVFFLSLTFPTDYPFKPPKVQFTTKIYHPNINANGSICLDILRDQWSPALTISKVLLSICSMLTDPNPDDPLVPEIANTYKTDRPRYEATAREWTRK from the exons ATGGCTTTGAAGCGAATCAACAAG gaattaattgatctcGGACGTGATCCCCCGTCCTCATGTTCCGCTGGTCCAATCAATGACAACCTATTCCAATGGCAAGCTACCATTATGGGACCT GCTGATTCTCCTTATGCCGGTGGTGTCTTCTTCCT GTCTCTTACTTTCCCTACCG ACTACCCATTCAAGCCTCCTAAGGTACAATTCACCACCAAGATCTACCACCCAAATATCAATGCAAACGGGTCAATCTGTTTAGATATTTTGAGAGATCAATGGAGTCCAGCATTAACCATCTCGAAAG TCCTCCTTTCGATCTGTTCAATGTTGACCGACCCTAATCCTGACGATCCTTTGGTACCGGAGATTGCTAAC ACCTACAAGACCGATCGACCTCGATATGAAGCTACAGCAAGGGAGTGGACTAGAAAGTGA